One segment of Eschrichtius robustus isolate mEscRob2 chromosome 3, mEscRob2.pri, whole genome shotgun sequence DNA contains the following:
- the LOC137761205 gene encoding synaptophysin-like protein 2: MPLCDDESTSTTMYLMGDFSAPAEFFVTLGIFSFFYTIAALVLYLRFHNIYTENRRFPLVDFCVTVSFTFFWLVAAAAWGKGLTDIKGATRPSSLTAAMSVCHGEEAVCSAGATPSMGLANISVLFGFINFFLWAGNCWFVFKETPWHGQGQDQGQGAGQESAAEQGAVEKQ; encoded by the exons ATGCCCCTCTGCGACGATGAATCCACCTCCACGACCATGTATCTCATGGGGGACTTCTCTGCCCCCGCTGAGTTCTTCGTGACCCTGGGCATCTTTTCCTTCTTCTACACCATAGCTGCACTCGTCCTCTACCTGCGTTTCCACAACATCTACACGGAGAACAGGCGCTTCCCCCTGGTG GACTTCTGTGTGACTGTCTCCTTCACCTTTTTCTGGCTGGTAGCTGCAGCTGCCTGGGGCAAGGGCCTGACTGACATCAAGGGGGCCACACGACCATCCAGCCTGACAGCAGCCATGTCTGTGTGCCACGGAGAGGAGGCGGTGTGCAGCGCCGGGGCCACGCCCTCCATGGGACTGGCCAACATCTCCGTG CTCTTTGGCTTTATCAACTTCTTCCTGTGGGCCGGGAACTGTTGGTTTGTGTTCAAGGAGACCCCGTGGCATGGGCAGGGCCAGGACCAGGGCCAGGGCGCCGGCCAGGAGAGCGCAGCTGAGCAAGGAGCGGTGGAGAAGCAGTAA
- the ATXN7L2 gene encoding ataxin-7-like protein 2 isoform X2 has product MAVRERAAAAMAALERRVPSLDDFAGQSWSSWVERAELPAAEGTELEESNKNLKKLDAMTLIKEDMSIFGHCPAHDDFYLVVCNHCSQVVKPQAFQKHCERRHGPLSKLYARAPPPPPAPASSQKCHVVNGQGPACRAPGSTKTSSREKGQGSRSRGHQPPEKTQKDNLCLFVPVVNLEKMSSLPKPDGHGIRVAPPSAFLSQPAGLSKDSPGRNPMASPSKELPGRGSIEITPSEGPSHRAEGSPSEKEPGGARLPPKTHRKMARKECDLNRQCGVINPETKKICTRLLTCKIHSVHQRREVQGRAKDFDVLVAELKANSRKGESPKEKSPGRKEAALERPSQEPPSSVQVVAAVAAPSSTFSARAKQTYPYCALPRSRASSESELDDEGPCGGDGDPGLFPFPLPRGGAQASSEESEEEGTSDDLHLPTDCHYATRPPRPQAFCTFGSRLVSPGCYVFSRRLDRFCSALSSMLERHLSSHMWKKIPPAAEPPSHLVSSPPSAPLSPSSMGSCPRLPGPPPRPACPASTPPTKDSLGPGYPAGSPNVAAACSQAECMGGSQAITSPLPANTPSPSFSKLPPSKASKSSKGKDGLEVEAPSRKRKLSPGPTTFKRTCVLEPTGKGKPSGCRGLSAKTKTALGMGLNGTVEPRVKRAGPLDCRGSPHQPPTPVKASQLDNQGAAGHPAKALPTNCLSEEEVAKKRRNLATYCRPVKAKHCQAGAPADAACSVRRKKPGPALAFEEKCSTLKSKAH; this is encoded by the exons ATGGCGGTGCGTGAACGCGCGGCGGCAGCAATGGCCGCTCTGGAGCGGCGGGTGCCGAGTCTCGATGACTTCGCGGGACAGAGCTGGAGCTCGTGGGTGGAGCGGGCCGAGCTGCCCGCGGCCGAAG GGACTGAGTTGGAGGAGAGTAACAAAAACCTGAAGAAGTTGGATGCCATGACCCTCATTAAAGAAG ACATGTCCATCTTCGGGCACTGCCCTGCCCATGACGACTTCTATTTGGTTGTATGTAACCATTGCAGCCAAGTGGTGAAGCCTCAAGCTTTCCAGAAGCACTGCG AAAGAAGACATGGGCCGCTCAGCAAGCTTTACGCCCgggccccacctccacctccagcccctgccaGCTCTCAGAAATGCCATGTAGTGAACGGTCAGGGCCCAGCTTGTAGGGCCCCAGGTTCCACCAAAACCTCCTCCAGGGAGAAGGGCCAGGGGTCCCGGAGCCGTGGCCACCAGCCTCCTGAGAAGACCCAGAAGGACAACCTCTG CCTTTTCGTGCCTGTGGTGAATCTGGAAAAGATGTCCAGTCTCCCGAAGCCCGATGGACACGGAATCAGGGTGGCTCCACCCTCTGCTTTCCTCAGCCAGCCGGCTGGCCTCAGCAAGGACTCCCCTGGAAGAAACCCCATGGCATCCCCTTCTAAAGAACTTCCTGGCAGAGGGAGCATCGAGATAACCCCCAGCGAGGGCCCTAGTCACCGGGCTGAAGGCAGCCCGTCTGAAAAGGAGCCTGGTGGGGCCAGGCTGCCCCCTAAAACCCACCGGAAGATGGCTC GGAAGGAGTGCGACCTCAACAGGCAGTGTGGGGTAATAAATCCAGAGACCAAAAAGATCTGTACCCGCCTGCTGACCTGCAAG ATCCACTCCGTGCACCAGCGCAGGGAAGTCCAGGGCCGAGCCAAGGACTTTGACGTGCTGGTGGCAGAGCTGAAGGCCAACTCCCGCAAAGGGGAGTCTCCCAAGGAGAAGAGCCCAGGGCGCAAGGAGGCAGCTCTTGagcgcccctcccaggagcccccCTCCTCAGTCCAGGTTGTGGCAGCAGTGGCTGCTCCCAGCAGCACCTTCTCTGCTCGTGCCAAGCAGACCTACCCATACTGTGCACTGCCCAG GTCCCGGGCCTCCTCTGAGAGTGAGTTGGATGATGAAGGCCcttgtggtggtgatggggacCCAGGCCTgttccccttccccctgccccggGGTGGTGCCCAGGCCTCCAGCGAGGAGAGTGAGGAGGAGGGGACATCTGATGACCTCCACCTCCCCACTGACTGCCATTATGCAACCCGGCCCCCTCGGCCGCAGGCG TTCTGCACCTTTGGGAGCCGGCTGGTGAGTCCAGGATGCTACGTGTTTAGCCGCCGGCTGGACCGGTTCTGCTCGGCACTCAGCTCTATGCTGGAACGGCACCTCAGCTCACACATGTGGAA GAAGATCCCCCCGGCGGCTGAGCCTCCATCCCACCTTGTCAGCTCCCCACCATCTGCTCCCCTGAGCCCATCCTCTATGGGCAGCTGCCCCCGCCTTCCAGGCCCACCCCCCAGACCCGCCTGCCCAGCCTCCACGCCCCCCACCAAGGACAGCCTTGGCCCCGGCTACCCTGCAGGCTCCCCCAACGTGGCAGCCGCCTGCAGCCAGGCAGAGTGCATGGGCGGGAGCCAGGCTATCACCTCACCACTGCCTGCCAACACACCTTCCCCATCCTTCAGCAAGCTCCCACCTTCCAAGGCCAGCAAGTCATCCAAAGGCAAGGACGGGCTTGAGGTGGAGGCTCCTTCTCGAAAGCGAAAGTTATCCCCTGGGCCCACCACTTTCAAACGGACCTGCGTCCTGGAGCCCACTGGAAAAGGCAAACCCTCTGGCTGCCGGGGCCTCTCGGCCAAGACTAAAACAGCCCTGGGCATGGGGCTTAATGGGACGGTGGAGCCAAGAGTGAAGCGGGCAGGGCCCCTGGACTGTCGGGGTTCCCCTCATCAGCCCCCCACGCCAGTCAAGGCGTCTCAGCTGGACAACCAGGGAGCGGCTGGACACCCGGCCAAGGCCCTGCCGACCAACTGCCTCTCTGAGGAGGAGGTAGCCAAGAAGCGGAGAAACCTGGCCACTTACTGCCGGCCAGTGAAGGCCAAGCACTGCCAGGCTGGTGCCCCCGCCGACGCGGCCTGCTCTGTGCGCCGCAAGAAGCCGGGTCCAGCCCTGGCCTTTGAGGAGAAGTGTTCTACACTGAAG TCAAAAGCCCATTAA
- the ATXN7L2 gene encoding ataxin-7-like protein 2 isoform X1 has translation MAVRERAAAAMAALERRVPSLDDFAGQSWSSWVERAELPAAEGTELEESNKNLKKLDAMTLIKEDMSIFGHCPAHDDFYLVVCNHCSQVVKPQAFQKHCERRHGPLSKLYARAPPPPPAPASSQKCHVVNGQGPACRAPGSTKTSSREKGQGSRSRGHQPPEKTQKDNLCLFVPVVNLEKMSSLPKPDGHGIRVAPPSAFLSQPAGLSKDSPGRNPMASPSKELPGRGSIEITPSEGPSHRAEGSPSEKEPGGARLPPKTHRKMARKECDLNRQCGVINPETKKICTRLLTCKIHSVHQRREVQGRAKDFDVLVAELKANSRKGESPKEKSPGRKEAALERPSQEPPSSVQVVAAVAAPSSTFSARAKQTYPYCALPRSRASSESELDDEGPCGGDGDPGLFPFPLPRGGAQASSEESEEEGTSDDLHLPTDCHYATRPPRPQAFCTFGSRLVSPGCYVFSRRLDRFCSALSSMLERHLSSHMWKKIPPAAEPPSHLVSSPPSAPLSPSSMGSCPRLPGPPPRPACPASTPPTKDSLGPGYPAGSPNVAAACSQAECMGGSQAITSPLPANTPSPSFSKLPPSKASKSSKGKDGLEVEAPSRKRKLSPGPTTFKRTCVLEPTGKGKPSGCRGLSAKTKTALGMGLNGTVEPRVKRAGPLDCRGSPHQPPTPVKASQLDNQGAAGHPAKALPTNCLSEEEVAKKRRNLATYCRPVKAKHCQAGAPADAACSVRRKKPGPALAFEEKCSTLKVPAQLPEEQGRGRVRMDEVGVHRHLTKRGA, from the exons ATGGCGGTGCGTGAACGCGCGGCGGCAGCAATGGCCGCTCTGGAGCGGCGGGTGCCGAGTCTCGATGACTTCGCGGGACAGAGCTGGAGCTCGTGGGTGGAGCGGGCCGAGCTGCCCGCGGCCGAAG GGACTGAGTTGGAGGAGAGTAACAAAAACCTGAAGAAGTTGGATGCCATGACCCTCATTAAAGAAG ACATGTCCATCTTCGGGCACTGCCCTGCCCATGACGACTTCTATTTGGTTGTATGTAACCATTGCAGCCAAGTGGTGAAGCCTCAAGCTTTCCAGAAGCACTGCG AAAGAAGACATGGGCCGCTCAGCAAGCTTTACGCCCgggccccacctccacctccagcccctgccaGCTCTCAGAAATGCCATGTAGTGAACGGTCAGGGCCCAGCTTGTAGGGCCCCAGGTTCCACCAAAACCTCCTCCAGGGAGAAGGGCCAGGGGTCCCGGAGCCGTGGCCACCAGCCTCCTGAGAAGACCCAGAAGGACAACCTCTG CCTTTTCGTGCCTGTGGTGAATCTGGAAAAGATGTCCAGTCTCCCGAAGCCCGATGGACACGGAATCAGGGTGGCTCCACCCTCTGCTTTCCTCAGCCAGCCGGCTGGCCTCAGCAAGGACTCCCCTGGAAGAAACCCCATGGCATCCCCTTCTAAAGAACTTCCTGGCAGAGGGAGCATCGAGATAACCCCCAGCGAGGGCCCTAGTCACCGGGCTGAAGGCAGCCCGTCTGAAAAGGAGCCTGGTGGGGCCAGGCTGCCCCCTAAAACCCACCGGAAGATGGCTC GGAAGGAGTGCGACCTCAACAGGCAGTGTGGGGTAATAAATCCAGAGACCAAAAAGATCTGTACCCGCCTGCTGACCTGCAAG ATCCACTCCGTGCACCAGCGCAGGGAAGTCCAGGGCCGAGCCAAGGACTTTGACGTGCTGGTGGCAGAGCTGAAGGCCAACTCCCGCAAAGGGGAGTCTCCCAAGGAGAAGAGCCCAGGGCGCAAGGAGGCAGCTCTTGagcgcccctcccaggagcccccCTCCTCAGTCCAGGTTGTGGCAGCAGTGGCTGCTCCCAGCAGCACCTTCTCTGCTCGTGCCAAGCAGACCTACCCATACTGTGCACTGCCCAG GTCCCGGGCCTCCTCTGAGAGTGAGTTGGATGATGAAGGCCcttgtggtggtgatggggacCCAGGCCTgttccccttccccctgccccggGGTGGTGCCCAGGCCTCCAGCGAGGAGAGTGAGGAGGAGGGGACATCTGATGACCTCCACCTCCCCACTGACTGCCATTATGCAACCCGGCCCCCTCGGCCGCAGGCG TTCTGCACCTTTGGGAGCCGGCTGGTGAGTCCAGGATGCTACGTGTTTAGCCGCCGGCTGGACCGGTTCTGCTCGGCACTCAGCTCTATGCTGGAACGGCACCTCAGCTCACACATGTGGAA GAAGATCCCCCCGGCGGCTGAGCCTCCATCCCACCTTGTCAGCTCCCCACCATCTGCTCCCCTGAGCCCATCCTCTATGGGCAGCTGCCCCCGCCTTCCAGGCCCACCCCCCAGACCCGCCTGCCCAGCCTCCACGCCCCCCACCAAGGACAGCCTTGGCCCCGGCTACCCTGCAGGCTCCCCCAACGTGGCAGCCGCCTGCAGCCAGGCAGAGTGCATGGGCGGGAGCCAGGCTATCACCTCACCACTGCCTGCCAACACACCTTCCCCATCCTTCAGCAAGCTCCCACCTTCCAAGGCCAGCAAGTCATCCAAAGGCAAGGACGGGCTTGAGGTGGAGGCTCCTTCTCGAAAGCGAAAGTTATCCCCTGGGCCCACCACTTTCAAACGGACCTGCGTCCTGGAGCCCACTGGAAAAGGCAAACCCTCTGGCTGCCGGGGCCTCTCGGCCAAGACTAAAACAGCCCTGGGCATGGGGCTTAATGGGACGGTGGAGCCAAGAGTGAAGCGGGCAGGGCCCCTGGACTGTCGGGGTTCCCCTCATCAGCCCCCCACGCCAGTCAAGGCGTCTCAGCTGGACAACCAGGGAGCGGCTGGACACCCGGCCAAGGCCCTGCCGACCAACTGCCTCTCTGAGGAGGAGGTAGCCAAGAAGCGGAGAAACCTGGCCACTTACTGCCGGCCAGTGAAGGCCAAGCACTGCCAGGCTGGTGCCCCCGCCGACGCGGCCTGCTCTGTGCGCCGCAAGAAGCCGGGTCCAGCCCTGGCCTTTGAGGAGAAGTGTTCTACACTGAAGGTACCAGCCCAGCTCCCTGAAGAGCAGGGGCGGGGAAGGGTCAGGATGGATGAGGTTGGAGTGCACAGGCACCTGACAAAAAGAGGTGCTTAA
- the ATXN7L2 gene encoding ataxin-7-like protein 2 isoform X3 translates to MAALERRVPSLDDFAGQSWSSWVERAELPAAEGTELEESNKNLKKLDAMTLIKEERRHGPLSKLYARAPPPPPAPASSQKCHVVNGQGPACRAPGSTKTSSREKGQGSRSRGHQPPEKTQKDNLCLFVPVVNLEKMSSLPKPDGHGIRVAPPSAFLSQPAGLSKDSPGRNPMASPSKELPGRGSIEITPSEGPSHRAEGSPSEKEPGGARLPPKTHRKMARKECDLNRQCGVINPETKKICTRLLTCKIHSVHQRREVQGRAKDFDVLVAELKANSRKGESPKEKSPGRKEAALERPSQEPPSSVQVVAAVAAPSSTFSARAKQTYPYCALPRSRASSESELDDEGPCGGDGDPGLFPFPLPRGGAQASSEESEEEGTSDDLHLPTDCHYATRPPRPQAFCTFGSRLVSPGCYVFSRRLDRFCSALSSMLERHLSSHMWKKIPPAAEPPSHLVSSPPSAPLSPSSMGSCPRLPGPPPRPACPASTPPTKDSLGPGYPAGSPNVAAACSQAECMGGSQAITSPLPANTPSPSFSKLPPSKASKSSKGKDGLEVEAPSRKRKLSPGPTTFKRTCVLEPTGKGKPSGCRGLSAKTKTALGMGLNGTVEPRVKRAGPLDCRGSPHQPPTPVKASQLDNQGAAGHPAKALPTNCLSEEEVAKKRRNLATYCRPVKAKHCQAGAPADAACSVRRKKPGPALAFEEKCSTLKSKAH, encoded by the exons ATGGCCGCTCTGGAGCGGCGGGTGCCGAGTCTCGATGACTTCGCGGGACAGAGCTGGAGCTCGTGGGTGGAGCGGGCCGAGCTGCCCGCGGCCGAAG GGACTGAGTTGGAGGAGAGTAACAAAAACCTGAAGAAGTTGGATGCCATGACCCTCATTAAAGAAG AAAGAAGACATGGGCCGCTCAGCAAGCTTTACGCCCgggccccacctccacctccagcccctgccaGCTCTCAGAAATGCCATGTAGTGAACGGTCAGGGCCCAGCTTGTAGGGCCCCAGGTTCCACCAAAACCTCCTCCAGGGAGAAGGGCCAGGGGTCCCGGAGCCGTGGCCACCAGCCTCCTGAGAAGACCCAGAAGGACAACCTCTG CCTTTTCGTGCCTGTGGTGAATCTGGAAAAGATGTCCAGTCTCCCGAAGCCCGATGGACACGGAATCAGGGTGGCTCCACCCTCTGCTTTCCTCAGCCAGCCGGCTGGCCTCAGCAAGGACTCCCCTGGAAGAAACCCCATGGCATCCCCTTCTAAAGAACTTCCTGGCAGAGGGAGCATCGAGATAACCCCCAGCGAGGGCCCTAGTCACCGGGCTGAAGGCAGCCCGTCTGAAAAGGAGCCTGGTGGGGCCAGGCTGCCCCCTAAAACCCACCGGAAGATGGCTC GGAAGGAGTGCGACCTCAACAGGCAGTGTGGGGTAATAAATCCAGAGACCAAAAAGATCTGTACCCGCCTGCTGACCTGCAAG ATCCACTCCGTGCACCAGCGCAGGGAAGTCCAGGGCCGAGCCAAGGACTTTGACGTGCTGGTGGCAGAGCTGAAGGCCAACTCCCGCAAAGGGGAGTCTCCCAAGGAGAAGAGCCCAGGGCGCAAGGAGGCAGCTCTTGagcgcccctcccaggagcccccCTCCTCAGTCCAGGTTGTGGCAGCAGTGGCTGCTCCCAGCAGCACCTTCTCTGCTCGTGCCAAGCAGACCTACCCATACTGTGCACTGCCCAG GTCCCGGGCCTCCTCTGAGAGTGAGTTGGATGATGAAGGCCcttgtggtggtgatggggacCCAGGCCTgttccccttccccctgccccggGGTGGTGCCCAGGCCTCCAGCGAGGAGAGTGAGGAGGAGGGGACATCTGATGACCTCCACCTCCCCACTGACTGCCATTATGCAACCCGGCCCCCTCGGCCGCAGGCG TTCTGCACCTTTGGGAGCCGGCTGGTGAGTCCAGGATGCTACGTGTTTAGCCGCCGGCTGGACCGGTTCTGCTCGGCACTCAGCTCTATGCTGGAACGGCACCTCAGCTCACACATGTGGAA GAAGATCCCCCCGGCGGCTGAGCCTCCATCCCACCTTGTCAGCTCCCCACCATCTGCTCCCCTGAGCCCATCCTCTATGGGCAGCTGCCCCCGCCTTCCAGGCCCACCCCCCAGACCCGCCTGCCCAGCCTCCACGCCCCCCACCAAGGACAGCCTTGGCCCCGGCTACCCTGCAGGCTCCCCCAACGTGGCAGCCGCCTGCAGCCAGGCAGAGTGCATGGGCGGGAGCCAGGCTATCACCTCACCACTGCCTGCCAACACACCTTCCCCATCCTTCAGCAAGCTCCCACCTTCCAAGGCCAGCAAGTCATCCAAAGGCAAGGACGGGCTTGAGGTGGAGGCTCCTTCTCGAAAGCGAAAGTTATCCCCTGGGCCCACCACTTTCAAACGGACCTGCGTCCTGGAGCCCACTGGAAAAGGCAAACCCTCTGGCTGCCGGGGCCTCTCGGCCAAGACTAAAACAGCCCTGGGCATGGGGCTTAATGGGACGGTGGAGCCAAGAGTGAAGCGGGCAGGGCCCCTGGACTGTCGGGGTTCCCCTCATCAGCCCCCCACGCCAGTCAAGGCGTCTCAGCTGGACAACCAGGGAGCGGCTGGACACCCGGCCAAGGCCCTGCCGACCAACTGCCTCTCTGAGGAGGAGGTAGCCAAGAAGCGGAGAAACCTGGCCACTTACTGCCGGCCAGTGAAGGCCAAGCACTGCCAGGCTGGTGCCCCCGCCGACGCGGCCTGCTCTGTGCGCCGCAAGAAGCCGGGTCCAGCCCTGGCCTTTGAGGAGAAGTGTTCTACACTGAAG TCAAAAGCCCATTAA
- the CYB561D1 gene encoding probable transmembrane reductase CYB561D1 isoform X2 — MQSLEVGLVPAPQREPRLTRWLRRGSGIMAHLVALGFTIFLTVLSRPGTSLFSWHPVFMALAVSLGFFLQFCLCTSEAILLFSPEHSVFFFCSRKARIRLHWAGQTLAILCAALGLGFIISSRTRSELPHLVSWHSWVGALTLLATSVQALCGLCLLCPRAARVSRVARLKLYHLTCGLVIYLMATVTVLLGMHSVWFQAQIKGAAWYMCLALPLHPALVIMHQISSFYLPRKKMEM, encoded by the exons ATGCAGTCCCTGGAGGTAGGTCTGGTTCCCGCTCCACAGAGGGAGCCGAGACTGACCCGGTGGCTGCGGAGAGGCAGTGGGATCATGGCGCACCTGGTCGCTTTGGGCTTCACCATCTTTCTGACAGTGCTGTCCCGGCCAGGAACCA GTCTTTTCTCCTGGCACCCTGTATTCATGGCCTTGGCGGTGAGTTTGGGCTTCTTTCTGCAG TTCTGCCTCTGCACGTCTGAGGCCATCCTACTCTTCTCGCCTGAGCACTCCGTGTTCTTCTTCTGCTCCCGAAAGGCCCGGATCCGACTCCATTGGGCGGGGCAGACCCTAGCCATCCTCTGCGCAGCCCTGGGCCTGGGCTTTATCATCTCCAGCAGGACCCGCAGTGAGCTGCCCCACCTGGTGTCCTGGCACAGTTGGGTAGGGGCCCTGACATTGCTGGCCACTAGCGTCCAGGCACTGTGTGGGCTCTGCCTCCTCTGTCCCCGGGCAGCCAGGGTCTCAAGGGTGGCTCGCCTCAAGCTCTACCATCTGACATGTGGACTGGTGATCTACCTAATGGCTACGGTCACAGTGCTCCTGGGTATGCACTCAGTGTGGTTCCAGGCCCAGATCAAAGGTGCAGCCTGGTACATGTGCCTGGCGCTGCCCCTCCATCCAGCCCTGGTAATCATGCACCAGATCTCCAGCTTCTACTTGccaaggaagaaaatggaaatgtga
- the CYB561D1 gene encoding probable transmembrane reductase CYB561D1 isoform X3, which produces MQSLEVGLVPAPQREPRLTRWLRRGSGIMAHLVALGFTIFLTVLSRPGTSLFSWHPVFMALAFCLCTSEAILLFSPEHSVFFFCSRKARIRLHWAGQTLAILCAALGLGFIISSRTRSELPHLVSWHSWVGALTLLATSVQALCGLCLLCPRAARVSRVARLKLYHLTCGLVIYLMATVTVLLGMHSVWFQAQIKGAAWYMCLALPLHPALVIMHQISSFYLPRKKMEM; this is translated from the exons ATGCAGTCCCTGGAGGTAGGTCTGGTTCCCGCTCCACAGAGGGAGCCGAGACTGACCCGGTGGCTGCGGAGAGGCAGTGGGATCATGGCGCACCTGGTCGCTTTGGGCTTCACCATCTTTCTGACAGTGCTGTCCCGGCCAGGAACCA GTCTTTTCTCCTGGCACCCTGTATTCATGGCCTTGGCG TTCTGCCTCTGCACGTCTGAGGCCATCCTACTCTTCTCGCCTGAGCACTCCGTGTTCTTCTTCTGCTCCCGAAAGGCCCGGATCCGACTCCATTGGGCGGGGCAGACCCTAGCCATCCTCTGCGCAGCCCTGGGCCTGGGCTTTATCATCTCCAGCAGGACCCGCAGTGAGCTGCCCCACCTGGTGTCCTGGCACAGTTGGGTAGGGGCCCTGACATTGCTGGCCACTAGCGTCCAGGCACTGTGTGGGCTCTGCCTCCTCTGTCCCCGGGCAGCCAGGGTCTCAAGGGTGGCTCGCCTCAAGCTCTACCATCTGACATGTGGACTGGTGATCTACCTAATGGCTACGGTCACAGTGCTCCTGGGTATGCACTCAGTGTGGTTCCAGGCCCAGATCAAAGGTGCAGCCTGGTACATGTGCCTGGCGCTGCCCCTCCATCCAGCCCTGGTAATCATGCACCAGATCTCCAGCTTCTACTTGccaaggaagaaaatggaaatgtga
- the CYB561D1 gene encoding probable transmembrane reductase CYB561D1 isoform X1 has protein sequence MQSLEVGLVPAPQREPRLTRWLRRGSGIMAHLVALGFTIFLTVLSRPGTSLFSWHPVFMALAASKLGLRLTGPLLCSQFCLCTSEAILLFSPEHSVFFFCSRKARIRLHWAGQTLAILCAALGLGFIISSRTRSELPHLVSWHSWVGALTLLATSVQALCGLCLLCPRAARVSRVARLKLYHLTCGLVIYLMATVTVLLGMHSVWFQAQIKGAAWYMCLALPLHPALVIMHQISSFYLPRKKMEM, from the exons ATGCAGTCCCTGGAGGTAGGTCTGGTTCCCGCTCCACAGAGGGAGCCGAGACTGACCCGGTGGCTGCGGAGAGGCAGTGGGATCATGGCGCACCTGGTCGCTTTGGGCTTCACCATCTTTCTGACAGTGCTGTCCCGGCCAGGAACCA GTCTTTTCTCCTGGCACCCTGTATTCATGGCCTTGGCG GCCTCCAAGCTGGGTCTGAGGCTCACTGGCCCTCTCCTGTGTTCACAGTTCTGCCTCTGCACGTCTGAGGCCATCCTACTCTTCTCGCCTGAGCACTCCGTGTTCTTCTTCTGCTCCCGAAAGGCCCGGATCCGACTCCATTGGGCGGGGCAGACCCTAGCCATCCTCTGCGCAGCCCTGGGCCTGGGCTTTATCATCTCCAGCAGGACCCGCAGTGAGCTGCCCCACCTGGTGTCCTGGCACAGTTGGGTAGGGGCCCTGACATTGCTGGCCACTAGCGTCCAGGCACTGTGTGGGCTCTGCCTCCTCTGTCCCCGGGCAGCCAGGGTCTCAAGGGTGGCTCGCCTCAAGCTCTACCATCTGACATGTGGACTGGTGATCTACCTAATGGCTACGGTCACAGTGCTCCTGGGTATGCACTCAGTGTGGTTCCAGGCCCAGATCAAAGGTGCAGCCTGGTACATGTGCCTGGCGCTGCCCCTCCATCCAGCCCTGGTAATCATGCACCAGATCTCCAGCTTCTACTTGccaaggaagaaaatggaaatgtga